One window of the bacterium genome contains the following:
- the ilvN gene encoding acetolactate synthase small subunit, with product MSAAQTIPTSESNPIHTISLFVNNKPGVLVRVSLVFSRRAFNIESLVVSPAAEGRFARMTITCSGNSGALEQMIKQLAKLVDVVHAVDHTRDDAYETEIALLKLDCAIDERTHILQISEHYKAKVVDYGTDSLILQVYGSSEKLDAFIDLLRPFQLVELVRSGKLLMARGRQLT from the coding sequence ATGAGTGCAGCCCAGACCATCCCGACTTCGGAATCCAATCCGATTCACACCATCTCGCTCTTCGTGAACAACAAGCCCGGGGTTCTGGTTCGCGTGTCGCTCGTGTTCTCGCGGCGCGCGTTCAATATCGAGAGTCTGGTCGTCAGTCCTGCGGCAGAAGGCCGTTTCGCCCGCATGACGATCACCTGCTCGGGCAATAGTGGAGCGCTGGAGCAGATGATCAAGCAACTGGCCAAGCTGGTCGACGTGGTGCATGCGGTCGACCATACCCGCGATGACGCCTACGAGACGGAGATCGCACTTCTGAAACTCGACTGCGCGATCGACGAACGCACACACATCCTGCAGATCTCAGAGCACTACAAGGCGAAGGTCGTCGACTACGGAACCGACTCCCTGATTCTGCAGGTGTACGGCTCCAGCGAGAAGCTCGACGCTTTCATCGATCTTCTGCGACCGTTCCAGCTGGTCGAACTGGTGCGATCGGGAAAGCTGCTCATGGCCCGGGGGCGGCAACTCACTTGA
- the ilvB gene encoding biosynthetic-type acetolactate synthase large subunit: MDQNLPTGGEKLVQCLEREGVEYIFGLSGGAVMPIFDALVDSKIKLILTRHEQGATHMADGYARSTGKPGVVLVTSGPGATNTVTGLLTALMDSAPIIVICGQQILPMLGKDAFQEADVTGITYPVVKHSYLIKEAEDVPRILREAFHLATTGRPGPVLIDLPKDIGQGPCAAPFSDELDLPGYEVPSRAEPDKIVEAARHLSRAKRPLLYVGHGAVIADAGKAVTTLAEKLRAPVVTTLLGKGAVDEMHPLHLGMMGMHGTAYANKAVADCDLIMSIGGRWDDRITGKLDEFCTDAIKIHIDIDPAEFSKIVVPDISILGDARLVIEDLIPQVEMADTAEWLDQCERWRKQFPLKYSKQGGLRAQYVLDRLNAITAGEAIFTTDVGQHQMWAAQFCKARSNRHWISSGGAGTMGFGWPAAIGAAFANPDKKVWAVVGDGGFQMTSMELATAQIHKLKAKCLIINNNFLGMIRQWQEMFYENRLSGADLEGNPDFVKLAQAYGVKAFRIKRSADTDRILEEAHAYDEGPCVVVAEVVKEDNVFPMIPAGGSVGEMLIEAPKHKLQKPTGST; the protein is encoded by the coding sequence ATGGATCAAAATCTCCCCACAGGTGGTGAAAAGCTCGTTCAATGTCTTGAGCGAGAAGGCGTTGAGTACATTTTTGGCCTATCTGGCGGTGCGGTCATGCCGATCTTTGACGCGCTTGTCGATTCGAAGATCAAGTTGATCCTGACGCGCCACGAGCAGGGTGCAACGCACATGGCCGATGGCTACGCTCGTTCGACGGGCAAGCCCGGTGTGGTCCTGGTGACTTCGGGCCCGGGGGCCACCAATACCGTGACCGGATTGCTGACTGCGCTGATGGATTCGGCTCCGATCATCGTGATTTGCGGTCAGCAGATCCTGCCCATGCTCGGTAAGGACGCATTCCAGGAAGCCGACGTCACGGGTATTACCTATCCGGTGGTCAAGCACTCCTATCTCATCAAGGAGGCCGAGGATGTCCCGCGCATCTTGCGCGAGGCGTTTCACCTGGCGACGACCGGGCGGCCTGGCCCCGTGCTGATCGACCTGCCCAAGGACATTGGCCAGGGTCCCTGCGCCGCGCCTTTTTCCGATGAACTGGATCTGCCCGGTTACGAAGTGCCCTCACGCGCCGAACCCGACAAGATCGTCGAGGCCGCGCGACATCTGAGCCGCGCGAAGCGGCCGCTTCTGTACGTGGGCCATGGTGCCGTGATTGCAGATGCGGGAAAGGCGGTCACGACGCTCGCCGAGAAGTTACGCGCGCCGGTCGTCACGACGCTTCTGGGCAAGGGCGCGGTCGACGAAATGCACCCGCTACACCTGGGCATGATGGGAATGCACGGGACCGCGTACGCAAACAAGGCGGTGGCCGACTGCGATCTGATCATGTCGATCGGCGGTCGTTGGGACGATCGCATCACGGGCAAGCTCGACGAGTTCTGCACCGACGCCATCAAGATCCACATCGATATCGATCCGGCGGAGTTCAGCAAGATCGTGGTTCCGGATATTTCGATCCTGGGCGACGCGCGACTCGTGATCGAAGACCTGATTCCCCAGGTCGAGATGGCCGACACCGCCGAATGGCTCGACCAGTGCGAGCGCTGGCGCAAACAGTTTCCCCTCAAGTACTCAAAGCAGGGGGGGCTGCGCGCGCAGTACGTGCTGGACCGTCTCAACGCGATCACCGCAGGGGAAGCCATTTTTACGACGGACGTCGGCCAGCATCAGATGTGGGCGGCGCAGTTCTGCAAGGCGCGCTCGAATCGCCATTGGATCTCGAGTGGCGGTGCGGGAACCATGGGTTTCGGCTGGCCCGCCGCGATTGGGGCCGCGTTTGCGAATCCGGACAAGAAGGTCTGGGCCGTGGTCGGGGACGGTGGTTTCCAGATGACCAGCATGGAACTCGCGACTGCGCAGATCCACAAGCTGAAGGCGAAGTGTCTGATCATCAACAACAACTTCCTGGGTATGATCCGGCAGTGGCAGGAGATGTTCTACGAGAACCGACTGTCCGGAGCCGATCTGGAAGGCAATCCCGACTTCGTGAAGCTCGCCCAGGCGTATGGAGTCAAGGCCTTCCGCATCAAGCGTTCAGCCGACACGGATCGCATTCTCGAAGAGGCGCACGCCTACGATGAAGGCCCGTGTGTCGTCGTGGCCGAAGTCGTCAAGGAAGACAATGTCTTTCCCATGATCCCGGCCGGTGGCTCGGTCGGCGAAATGCTGATTGAAGCACCGAAACACAAGCTCCAGAAACCCACAGGAAGCACGTGA
- a CDS encoding fumarate hydratase, with translation MAEFHYQDPFELGPDETPYRKLTSEHVSLIEFEGRKILKIEPEALRRLARDAMDDIAHLLRPSHLKQLRHILDDPEASDNDRFVALELLKNANIAAGRVLPGCQDTGTAIVIGHKGGNVYTGFDDRESLSKGIFDAYQERNLRFSQMAPLDMYEEKNTGTNLPAQIDLYAEEGDEYHFLFMAKGGGSANKTFLYQETKALLNPETLLNFAAEKIRTIGTSACPPYHLALVIGGTSAESTLKTVKLASARYLDTLPCSGNPHGRAFRDLDIEDKIRKLCNETGIGAQFGGKYYAHDVRVIRLPRHGASCPVGLGVSCSADRQIQGVINRNGIFLEQLETNPAQYLPDTTDDDLEGDVVSIDLDRPMAEILAELSKHEVSTRLSLNGTIIVGRDIAHAKLKERLDAGQGLPQYLKDHIIYYAGPAKKPEGRASGSFGPTTAGRMDSYVDLFQSNGGSMVMLAKGNRSTQVRDACKQHGGFYLGSIGGPAARLADHCIKKVEVVEFEELGMEAIWKIEVENFPAFIVVDDKGNDFYADLIGKPAPVVKIG, from the coding sequence ATGGCAGAATTTCACTATCAGGATCCTTTCGAGCTCGGTCCCGACGAGACGCCTTACCGCAAGCTGACGTCCGAACACGTGTCCCTGATCGAGTTCGAAGGGCGCAAGATCTTGAAGATCGAGCCGGAAGCGCTGCGCAGACTCGCCCGCGACGCGATGGACGACATCGCCCATCTGCTTCGTCCGAGTCACCTGAAACAACTCCGGCATATCCTCGACGATCCAGAAGCGTCGGATAACGATCGCTTCGTGGCTCTGGAACTACTCAAGAATGCGAACATCGCCGCGGGACGTGTTCTTCCCGGTTGCCAGGACACGGGCACTGCCATCGTCATCGGTCACAAGGGCGGCAACGTCTACACCGGCTTTGACGATCGAGAGAGCTTGTCAAAGGGGATCTTCGACGCCTACCAGGAGAGGAATCTGCGCTTCTCGCAGATGGCCCCGCTCGACATGTACGAAGAGAAGAACACCGGAACGAACCTGCCGGCCCAGATCGATCTGTACGCCGAAGAAGGCGATGAATATCATTTTCTATTCATGGCCAAAGGCGGTGGCTCGGCAAACAAGACCTTCCTGTATCAGGAAACCAAAGCGCTCTTGAATCCGGAAACCCTGTTGAATTTCGCCGCGGAAAAGATCCGCACGATCGGCACCTCCGCCTGCCCGCCCTATCACCTGGCCTTGGTGATCGGCGGTACATCGGCGGAATCGACACTCAAGACGGTCAAGCTCGCGAGTGCGCGTTACCTCGACACACTACCCTGCAGTGGCAACCCGCACGGTCGCGCGTTTCGCGATCTCGATATCGAAGACAAGATCCGCAAGCTGTGCAACGAGACCGGCATCGGGGCACAGTTCGGCGGCAAGTACTACGCGCATGACGTGCGCGTGATTCGCCTGCCCCGACACGGCGCGTCCTGCCCCGTTGGCCTGGGCGTGTCCTGCTCTGCGGACCGTCAGATCCAGGGCGTCATCAATCGCAACGGCATTTTCCTGGAGCAACTCGAAACGAATCCGGCGCAGTACCTGCCCGACACGACCGACGACGATCTCGAAGGCGACGTCGTATCAATCGATCTGGACCGGCCGATGGCGGAGATCCTCGCGGAACTCAGCAAGCACGAGGTCTCAACGCGTCTCTCGCTCAACGGTACGATCATCGTAGGACGCGACATCGCCCACGCCAAGCTCAAGGAGCGGCTCGATGCCGGTCAGGGTCTGCCGCAATACCTGAAGGACCACATCATCTACTACGCGGGGCCGGCCAAGAAGCCCGAAGGCCGTGCATCGGGTTCCTTTGGACCGACGACGGCCGGTCGTATGGACTCCTACGTCGATCTCTTTCAGTCGAACGGCGGCAGCATGGTGATGCTGGCCAAGGGCAATCGCTCCACGCAGGTACGCGACGCGTGCAAACAGCACGGTGGCTTTTACCTGGGCTCGATTGGCGGCCCCGCCGCACGACTGGCCGACCACTGCATCAAGAAGGTCGAAGTCGTGGAGTTCGAAGAACTGGGCATGGAAGCCATCTGGAAGATCGAAGTCGAAAACTTCCCCGCATTCATCGTGGTCGACGACAAGGGCAATGACTTCTACGCCGACCTGATCGGCAAGCCGGCCCCGGTCGTAAAGATCGGCTAG